One genomic region from Dehalobacter restrictus DSM 9455 encodes:
- a CDS encoding polyphosphate polymerase domain-containing protein yields MSKYRQEIKMSINNFDRAVLVNRLNRVLPKDKHTGPEGFNTVRSLYFDDINDTALLEKLIGAKYREKFRIRTYDHSTAIIRLEKKVKNDGSGFKESAILTEEECQDLINGNYQFLKNCPEAVCRHLYTKMRTGLFKPKTIVEYQRQAYIWEPGRVRITIDGDVKTGLAATSFLDFTTPLAYALASDTAILEIKYDCYLPSHIANLIQLDSRQKAAISKYVLCRKYG; encoded by the coding sequence GTGAGCAAATATCGCCAGGAAATTAAAATGAGCATCAATAACTTCGACAGAGCAGTACTGGTCAACCGTTTAAATAGGGTGCTTCCCAAGGACAAACATACCGGGCCGGAAGGCTTTAATACCGTCAGAAGTCTTTACTTTGATGATATTAATGATACGGCATTATTGGAGAAGTTGATAGGGGCTAAATATCGGGAAAAATTTAGAATCAGAACATATGATCATTCTACAGCAATCATCCGGCTTGAGAAAAAAGTCAAGAACGATGGGTCAGGCTTTAAAGAGAGTGCGATTTTGACCGAAGAGGAATGTCAAGACTTAATCAACGGCAACTATCAATTTTTGAAAAATTGTCCGGAAGCTGTATGCCGGCATCTTTATACGAAAATGAGAACTGGCCTGTTTAAGCCAAAGACAATTGTAGAGTATCAACGGCAGGCCTACATATGGGAACCGGGTAGGGTAAGAATCACGATCGACGGTGATGTAAAAACCGGACTCGCTGCAACCAGCTTTTTGGATTTTACCACCCCACTGGCCTATGCTTTAGCGAGTGATACAGCGATTCTGGAAATTAAATATGACTGTTACCTGCCAAGTCATATTGCCAACCTGATTCAATTAGACAGCAGACAGAAGGCAGCAATCTCAAAATATGTTTTATGCCGGAAATACGGATAA
- a CDS encoding CapA family protein, with protein MLRKRWLPIFAAVILLLSVTVWEKAKTPLASESTELMPAANDAVSESNSSETAASEPEAAESTQIKLTLLGDIMCHPTQYEAAKISGGYDFRPSFEEIGEDTRLADLTLANLETTLAGKEMTYSGYPSFNTPEQVADAVRKTLGVDVVSTANNHSLDRNFSGLSRMIDFLDQSGLKHTGTYQTAEDSQKILIQEISGLRIAFLSYTYGTNGVTLPEDKAFAVNYLDREKILRDAEKARALGADLVIASLHWGTEYAVKPSAEQINLATWIFENTEVDIIAGNHVHAVQPITFLQVKSKSTGKEKEGLVIYAQGNFISDQKTDTANMGIMVDIFLDIRSAEKPVITHVAYYPTWIDETPRAGPKTYRVLNVTKALANYQSGQDPLLDSADYAEMLAYVSQIKQTIPSENKIRFANK; from the coding sequence ATGTTAAGAAAACGTTGGCTTCCTATATTTGCAGCGGTGATCTTACTTCTTAGTGTTACCGTTTGGGAAAAAGCCAAGACACCGCTGGCTTCCGAATCCACAGAACTGATGCCTGCCGCCAATGATGCCGTTTCTGAAAGTAATTCGTCAGAGACCGCTGCTTCTGAACCTGAGGCTGCTGAATCTACGCAAATTAAACTTACGCTGCTTGGGGATATCATGTGCCATCCAACGCAATACGAGGCAGCCAAGATAAGCGGAGGCTATGATTTTAGACCTTCTTTTGAAGAAATCGGGGAGGATACAAGGCTCGCCGACCTGACTCTTGCCAATCTTGAAACGACCCTGGCCGGGAAGGAAATGACTTATAGCGGTTATCCTTCTTTTAATACCCCGGAACAAGTGGCTGACGCTGTCCGGAAAACACTTGGTGTAGATGTTGTCTCTACCGCTAATAATCACTCTTTAGACCGGAATTTTTCGGGCCTAAGCCGGATGATCGATTTTCTGGATCAATCTGGTCTGAAACATACGGGAACCTATCAGACCGCCGAAGACAGTCAGAAAATTCTGATCCAGGAAATTTCCGGCCTGCGTATCGCTTTCTTAAGCTATACCTATGGCACCAATGGGGTTACCCTTCCTGAAGATAAAGCTTTTGCTGTGAATTATCTGGATCGGGAAAAAATCCTTAGGGATGCTGAGAAGGCGCGCGCTCTGGGAGCAGACTTAGTTATTGCCTCTTTGCACTGGGGAACGGAGTATGCCGTAAAACCCTCCGCTGAACAGATTAATCTGGCCACCTGGATCTTTGAAAATACGGAGGTTGATATCATCGCCGGCAATCATGTCCATGCTGTCCAGCCGATCACCTTTCTCCAAGTAAAAAGCAAGTCCACTGGTAAAGAAAAAGAAGGATTGGTGATCTATGCCCAGGGAAATTTTATTTCCGATCAAAAAACAGATACGGCGAATATGGGCATCATGGTTGATATTTTTCTGGATATCCGTTCTGCTGAAAAACCAGTTATCACACATGTTGCATACTATCCGACCTGGATTGATGAAACTCCAAGAGCCGGTCCGAAGACATATCGCGTCTTAAATGTGACAAAGGCCCTGGCCAATTATCAGTCAGGGCAGGATCCGCTGCTGGACAGTGCAGATTATGCAGAGATGCTGGCCTATGTATCTCAAATTAAGCAAACTATCCCTTCTGAAAATAAGATTCGTTTCGCCAACAAATAA
- a CDS encoding CotH kinase family protein: MDKKITGIVAALLAVCTLTTAYSVLSSKQGDSAVHLNTGRTGTGSSSTGSVYSAYMERFFDPDKVIEIRISIPEADYQDMLQNPAEEEYKEAQVVIDGLKTKSVGIRTKGNSSLNSVLKSNSDRYSFKIDFDHYIEGQSLSGLTKLNLNNGWGDASCMREYLSYSLLKEMNVPVPAYCYANLYINNHPAGLYLAVEGVEEAYAERYFGQDHGTLYKPYGDRGKGNDLVYSDDNIESYSGLQAVTALKEGSNEALVKMIKALDEGGDLETYLNIDEILRYFAVNTVLVNMDSYQGQFTHNYYLYEENGVFSFLPWDYNLSFGGFGGGTALSIDQPVSGTSLDQRPLLGKLLEVQAYKDVYHQYMKAFIQGPFALEKITAKIEKTADLIRPYVASDPTKFYTLEQFEQAIGEGSSQEPITDSKTTSRGGFGAGKNMPGSGDLIGLVAFIRDRIDNVSKQLSGELPSSGTTEDAAGENAGGLQPPLTRQGQQAQWGQRAEQGLQGIHPDIRQDQGMQPPGNMPEGMDYKQKIPGINWQEAPGQNSNNRWINRREDYLIGGAAFVLIILSLAILKKRNKHSI, translated from the coding sequence ATGGACAAAAAAATTACAGGGATTGTTGCGGCCCTGCTTGCAGTATGCACCTTAACGACCGCCTATTCAGTACTGTCTTCCAAGCAGGGAGACAGTGCCGTCCATTTGAACACTGGAAGAACAGGAACAGGCAGCTCCTCCACAGGGTCAGTTTATTCTGCTTATATGGAACGTTTCTTCGATCCTGACAAAGTCATCGAAATTCGCATTTCAATCCCTGAGGCGGATTATCAGGACATGCTGCAAAATCCCGCAGAGGAAGAATATAAAGAGGCTCAGGTTGTGATTGATGGCTTGAAGACAAAAAGTGTCGGAATCCGCACCAAAGGCAATTCCAGCCTTAATTCAGTCCTGAAAAGCAATTCCGACCGCTACAGCTTTAAAATTGATTTTGATCATTATATTGAAGGGCAAAGCCTTTCGGGTCTGACCAAACTGAATTTGAACAATGGCTGGGGTGATGCGTCCTGTATGCGGGAATACCTATCCTACTCGCTGCTGAAAGAGATGAACGTTCCTGTTCCTGCTTATTGCTACGCGAACCTTTATATCAATAATCATCCAGCAGGTTTGTATCTGGCAGTTGAGGGCGTTGAAGAAGCATATGCGGAAAGGTACTTTGGCCAGGACCATGGGACACTCTATAAACCGTATGGCGATCGGGGTAAAGGAAACGATTTGGTTTACAGTGATGACAATATTGAATCCTACAGCGGCCTGCAAGCTGTGACCGCCTTGAAAGAAGGCAGCAATGAGGCTTTAGTTAAGATGATCAAAGCACTAGATGAGGGCGGGGATTTAGAAACGTACCTGAATATTGACGAGATCCTACGATATTTTGCAGTTAATACCGTACTTGTCAATATGGACAGCTATCAGGGACAGTTTACCCACAATTATTATTTATATGAGGAGAACGGAGTATTCAGTTTCCTCCCCTGGGATTATAATTTGTCCTTTGGTGGATTTGGCGGAGGTACTGCGCTGTCTATTGATCAGCCGGTTTCCGGAACGTCATTAGACCAGCGCCCACTGCTGGGCAAACTACTCGAAGTACAGGCGTATAAGGACGTCTATCACCAATACATGAAAGCTTTTATCCAAGGGCCTTTTGCTTTGGAGAAAATAACGGCTAAAATCGAGAAAACCGCTGATCTGATTAGACCTTATGTCGCAAGTGACCCAACCAAGTTCTATACGCTGGAACAATTTGAACAAGCAATCGGCGAAGGCTCTTCTCAGGAACCTATAACAGACAGTAAGACCACATCCCGAGGCGGCTTTGGGGCTGGAAAGAATATGCCGGGAAGCGGAGATTTGATAGGATTGGTTGCATTTATCCGGGACCGGATTGATAATGTCTCCAAACAGCTAAGCGGGGAACTACCTTCATCGGGAACAACAGAGGATGCGGCCGGTGAAAATGCAGGTGGGCTACAGCCGCCGCTGACAAGACAGGGACAACAGGCGCAATGGGGACAACGGGCAGAGCAAGGGCTGCAGGGAATACATCCCGATATAAGACAGGATCAAGGCATGCAGCCACCGGGAAATATGCCAGAAGGAATGGATTATAAGCAAAAGATACCGGGCATAAATTGGCAGGAAGCGCCCGGTCAGAATTCTAATAATAGATGGATAAACCGTCGAGAAGATTATCTTATTGGCGGTGCGGCATTCGTGCTTATAATTTTAAGTCTGGCTATCCTGAAAAAAAGGAACAAGCATTCGATTTAA
- a CDS encoding L-lactate permease, translated as MLPLLLALLPIAVIVVMLIVFKKPAHTSGIVGWLAVSLVAFLFFQTSGEVIVRSTLAGLIKSFSVSLIVATSLLQMAYMEKTGALKRIIIFIKTLASENRAVQIMMINIGFGTLMVAVGATPVSLLPPILIAMGYSTYVAIALPAIGYDSLCTYALLGAPIVVFVDIANSFLGKGNEITLSQAGSIFFMFLPVVSTLIGFSMLWIVGKWKAVKEGIVPVLVTGITISIVAYFTNHYDNLVVLTGVLSGFAVILVMILYLKLTGKKIIDRSRLTPEELAYEKEYPLWKAIMPWLLLIVLILALNLPKESFDYLYRTLTLSIPGLSADGKPIATRALWNAYTWILVSILISIPIMRPKAAQIKDSIKVWWRRAPKPVFSAAIFFAIGEVMNMSGFNMASNLNAALPKTLCPSMVKVLADYSAQAFHGAYGAIVSFIGLFGGFITGSEASTIAMFAKYTMSTATNLDWGLKGIIIVTAGLAFGGGLASVISPAKLQNAAASIDKLGEENKVMRVAFIFALIMSAVTAAVVVALLKFLV; from the coding sequence ATGTTGCCACTGCTGCTTGCACTGCTGCCGATAGCAGTCATTGTTGTTATGCTTATTGTGTTTAAAAAGCCAGCCCATACCAGCGGAATTGTGGGTTGGCTTGCTGTTTCTCTTGTGGCGTTTTTGTTTTTTCAGACGTCGGGAGAAGTCATTGTACGCTCGACGCTGGCCGGTCTGATTAAATCTTTTTCAGTATCACTGATCGTAGCCACATCGCTGCTGCAAATGGCCTATATGGAAAAGACAGGGGCCTTAAAACGAATTATTATATTTATTAAGACCTTAGCCAGTGAAAACAGAGCCGTTCAGATCATGATGATCAACATTGGATTTGGAACGCTGATGGTTGCCGTCGGGGCAACTCCTGTATCTCTTCTGCCGCCTATCTTGATTGCGATGGGATACTCTACGTATGTGGCCATAGCTTTACCGGCGATCGGATATGACTCCCTGTGTACGTATGCTTTACTCGGCGCCCCGATCGTGGTGTTTGTGGATATCGCGAACAGCTTTTTAGGAAAAGGCAATGAAATTACCCTTTCTCAAGCCGGAAGCATCTTCTTTATGTTTTTGCCGGTTGTATCTACCCTGATCGGCTTTTCGATGCTTTGGATTGTCGGAAAGTGGAAAGCCGTCAAAGAAGGGATCGTCCCGGTATTGGTTACGGGCATTACCATTTCGATTGTCGCTTATTTTACCAATCATTATGACAATCTGGTTGTCCTCACAGGAGTCTTAAGTGGTTTTGCAGTCATTCTTGTAATGATCCTGTACCTTAAGCTAACGGGTAAAAAAATTATTGATCGAAGCCGGCTGACGCCAGAAGAACTTGCCTATGAAAAAGAATATCCTTTGTGGAAAGCCATTATGCCCTGGCTGCTTTTGATCGTTCTGATTCTGGCACTTAACCTGCCGAAGGAATCTTTCGATTATTTATACCGGACACTGACGCTCAGCATTCCCGGCTTATCTGCAGACGGCAAGCCGATAGCAACCCGAGCTTTATGGAATGCCTACACCTGGATTCTGGTCAGCATCTTGATTTCGATCCCGATTATGCGCCCAAAAGCCGCCCAAATTAAAGATTCGATAAAAGTTTGGTGGCGAAGGGCACCAAAACCTGTTTTCTCAGCAGCGATCTTCTTTGCGATTGGTGAAGTCATGAATATGTCTGGATTTAATATGGCTTCCAATCTCAATGCCGCACTGCCGAAAACACTGTGCCCAAGTATGGTGAAAGTACTCGCAGACTATTCCGCGCAGGCTTTTCATGGAGCCTACGGAGCTATTGTAAGCTTTATTGGATTATTCGGAGGATTCATTACCGGAAGTGAAGCTTCGACGATTGCGATGTTTGCGAAATATACCATGTCAACAGCAACGAATCTTGACTGGGGACTTAAGGGTATTATCATCGTTACAGCCGGGTTAGCCTTTGGTGGAGGACTAGCCAGCGTAATTTCCCCGGCAAAACTCCAAAATGCGGCCGCATCTATTGATAAACTTGGTGAAGAAAACAAAGTGATGCGCGTTGCCTTTATTTTTGCGCTCATCATGTCAGCAGTGACTGCTGCTGTGGTGGTCGCCTTGCTTAAGTTCCTGGTGTAA
- a CDS encoding MATE family efflux transporter, translating to MDKSFEFGNKSIGKLLWQFSWPAIVGMLVNALYNIVDRIFVGRGVGTLAIAATTVAFPIMLLFMALAMLVGIGATALISIRLGEQKKEEAEKIVGNALTLLIMLPLLFMAFYFSFAEQLLVFFGANQEVLPNALDFTNIIVAGSVFSTIGFGMNNFIRAEGNPRIAMLTQILGAVINGVLNYIFIFHLGLGIAGSALATVSGQFITTLWVLGYFLLGHSTLKLRLKNLKPDFPIYLAILSIGFAPFAMQLANSLQNMLLNKSVMLYGGDLALSAIGVIMSISTLFFMPIIGVSQGAQPIIGFNYGAGQFERVKAALKKAIIASTCIAVAGYLVIHFWPEQIIGLFSDNDKALTELATHVILVFFTMFPLIGFQIICSSYFQAVGKPLQSSVLSLSRQVLLYIPLLLVLPHFWGIEGVWRATPIADILSVLITATLITLEMKRLSKNQPAVSVG from the coding sequence ATGGATAAAAGTTTTGAATTCGGTAATAAAAGCATTGGGAAGCTATTATGGCAATTTTCCTGGCCGGCGATTGTCGGTATGTTGGTGAATGCCTTATATAATATTGTTGACCGGATTTTTGTGGGCCGCGGCGTCGGTACACTTGCGATTGCTGCAACGACAGTGGCCTTCCCAATTATGCTTCTGTTTATGGCACTCGCGATGCTAGTTGGTATTGGTGCAACAGCATTAATCTCCATCCGGCTCGGAGAACAGAAAAAAGAAGAAGCCGAAAAAATTGTAGGTAATGCACTTACTCTCTTGATTATGCTTCCGCTCCTTTTTATGGCTTTCTATTTCTCCTTTGCAGAACAGCTCTTAGTCTTTTTTGGTGCTAATCAGGAAGTATTGCCCAATGCACTTGATTTTACCAATATTATTGTTGCAGGATCCGTTTTTAGCACAATCGGTTTTGGCATGAACAATTTTATCAGAGCTGAAGGAAACCCCAGAATTGCGATGCTGACGCAAATTCTCGGTGCTGTGATTAACGGGGTATTGAATTACATTTTTATTTTCCATTTGGGATTAGGTATAGCGGGTTCCGCACTCGCAACGGTCTCGGGCCAATTCATTACGACGCTTTGGGTATTGGGCTATTTTCTTCTCGGCCACAGCACGCTTAAGCTCCGCCTGAAAAACTTAAAACCGGATTTTCCGATCTATCTGGCCATATTGTCTATTGGCTTTGCTCCGTTTGCGATGCAACTTGCCAACAGTTTGCAGAATATGCTTCTGAATAAGAGTGTCATGCTTTATGGCGGCGACCTAGCGCTGTCTGCCATCGGCGTCATTATGAGTATTTCAACATTGTTCTTTATGCCGATTATCGGTGTCAGCCAGGGTGCTCAGCCTATCATAGGCTTTAACTATGGAGCCGGGCAGTTTGAAAGAGTTAAGGCAGCATTGAAGAAGGCCATCATCGCGAGCACCTGTATTGCTGTTGCCGGCTATCTGGTCATACATTTCTGGCCCGAACAAATCATTGGCTTGTTCAGTGACAACGATAAGGCGCTTACAGAACTGGCAACTCACGTGATACTGGTATTTTTTACCATGTTCCCACTGATTGGTTTTCAAATTATTTGCTCAAGTTACTTTCAGGCAGTCGGCAAACCGCTTCAATCATCTGTTTTGAGCCTTTCACGGCAGGTACTGCTCTATATACCGCTTCTTTTGGTCCTGCCTCATTTTTGGGGAATTGAGGGTGTCTGGCGGGCTACCCCGATTGCAGATATCTTATCCGTTCTGATCACAGCAACGTTGATAACGCTGGAAATGAAACGGCTTAGCAAAAATCAGCCCGCTGTCAGCGTAGGATAA
- a CDS encoding helix-turn-helix domain-containing protein codes for MTVGDRIKEQRKEKKFTLRKLSERSGISISYLSDIEQNRRRPSLDRLTDIALGLGVSVSYLLGEQTMDAGSEPEYYSLADKSVHFREVLEKLDDFDFWEEKDQEELLTYLQIKKKIRDSDLS; via the coding sequence TTGACTGTCGGGGATAGGATTAAAGAACAAAGAAAAGAAAAAAAGTTTACACTTCGTAAGCTTTCTGAAAGAAGCGGTATCTCCATCTCTTATTTGAGTGATATTGAACAAAACAGAAGAAGGCCTTCTTTAGACCGGCTGACAGATATTGCCCTGGGTCTAGGAGTATCGGTATCCTACCTTTTAGGTGAACAAACGATGGATGCGGGCTCAGAACCTGAGTATTATTCCCTGGCGGATAAAAGCGTTCATTTCAGGGAAGTTTTAGAGAAATTGGACGACTTTGATTTCTGGGAAGAAAAAGATCAGGAAGAACTGCTGACGTATCTGCAAATAAAAAAGAAGATCAGGGATTCCGACCTCTCCTGA
- a CDS encoding DUF4956 domain-containing protein has translation MDATTTAVTTAATDQTFTFADIFKNNFLENAVTNFSIVDVAITLLISFLLGLFIYAVYKKTFNGVMYSRNFNVSLVGMAMITTLIIMGVTSNIVLSLGMVGALSIVRFRSAIKDPMDIVFIFWAIAAGIVSGAGQYLLAISGSIVVGIMLIIFTSKTTNEIPYMVVANCNNGEAERMLLIKLAEHVKRMKIKSKAVRGGQGIELTVEVRLRVDNTDFVNTLAAIEGVNDVVLVSYNGELAV, from the coding sequence ATGGATGCAACAACGACTGCCGTTACAACGGCGGCTACAGATCAAACATTTACCTTTGCAGATATTTTTAAAAACAATTTTCTTGAAAACGCAGTCACAAATTTTTCTATTGTTGATGTGGCGATTACGTTACTGATTTCTTTTCTACTCGGACTGTTTATCTATGCGGTGTATAAGAAGACGTTCAATGGGGTCATGTATTCCAGGAACTTTAACGTTTCTCTTGTAGGGATGGCAATGATTACCACACTCATCATCATGGGTGTCACGTCTAACATCGTTCTTTCTCTCGGCATGGTTGGAGCTTTAAGTATCGTACGTTTCAGATCAGCAATCAAAGATCCAATGGACATTGTCTTTATCTTCTGGGCCATCGCAGCGGGAATCGTCAGCGGGGCAGGGCAGTATCTGCTGGCCATTAGCGGGTCGATTGTCGTCGGAATCATGCTGATTATTTTTACAAGTAAGACAACCAATGAAATTCCTTATATGGTGGTTGCAAACTGCAATAACGGCGAGGCAGAAAGAATGCTGCTGATAAAGCTGGCGGAGCATGTCAAAAGAATGAAAATTAAATCAAAAGCAGTTCGCGGTGGACAGGGAATCGAGCTTACCGTTGAAGTGCGATTAAGAGTTGATAACACAGATTTTGTCAATACCTTGGCAGCTATAGAAGGAGTAAACGATGTTGTCCTGGTAAGTTATAACGGAGAGCTTGCAGTGTAA
- a CDS encoding helix-turn-helix domain-containing protein: MSLGSKIREIRKKKHLKQKELAEIAGISVSYLCEIERDKTNPSIKTLFHLTQALGVRLSTLLGDQEY, translated from the coding sequence ATGTCCCTTGGTTCAAAAATCCGGGAGATTCGGAAGAAAAAGCATTTAAAACAAAAGGAACTGGCTGAGATTGCCGGTATTTCCGTTTCTTATCTATGTGAGATCGAAAGAGATAAAACAAATCCATCTATTAAAACACTTTTCCATCTCACTCAAGCCCTTGGGGTCCGTCTATCGACGCTCCTCGGCGATCAGGAATATTAG
- a CDS encoding sensor domain-containing diguanylate cyclase, which translates to MMKEPVELIQSNQTFLIRRTLEYAKMHNYTKYTSTLEEAWRTSINGLSEALISVLKSCESIPELNVDEDYANDPIGSFGILEAQLHRKRGVTLEMFLGLMKYYRQSYLDLIIETYRKQNIDCDYFLLFINRFFDRVELAFSSEWINEKKEVLTLSLQNTNRMMTNEKNKYLTIFESIPTPSIILDSNNMIDNMNNAAKEFLKSAGIDGTSYYSNEKHEIYLVHVFPWLAEEFTAFINGNDIEVSIEKNLKMLELGTRNLVINFHRMLDVSEKYKGTVIIFTDLTYRKQIEDRLKFISFHDDLTGLYNRAFFNEELLRLCSGRSNPVAIIECDVDGLKVVNDTLGHHAGDLLITSTASILRRSIRENDVAARVGGDEFTIVLPNCSPGSLKEVCQRIEFELEKHNKENSYLPVSFSIGAALGDAHNDSLDHIYRNADNEMYKNKQEKREQYKLWFNSLYAKYGDKLFNN; encoded by the coding sequence ATGATGAAAGAACCGGTTGAGTTGATCCAATCAAATCAAACATTTTTAATTAGACGTACCTTAGAATATGCAAAAATGCATAATTATACAAAATATACCTCTACTCTGGAAGAAGCTTGGCGTACATCAATTAACGGGTTATCCGAAGCTTTAATCTCAGTTCTCAAGTCCTGTGAATCTATACCTGAATTAAATGTGGATGAAGATTATGCAAATGATCCAATTGGTTCTTTTGGGATACTTGAGGCACAGCTTCATCGCAAACGTGGAGTTACCCTGGAAATGTTTTTAGGATTGATGAAATATTATCGTCAATCCTATCTCGATCTGATAATAGAAACCTATAGGAAACAAAATATAGATTGTGATTACTTTTTATTGTTTATTAATCGGTTTTTTGATCGTGTAGAATTAGCTTTTAGCAGTGAGTGGATCAACGAGAAGAAGGAAGTACTTACGTTAAGTCTTCAAAATACGAATCGTATGATGACGAATGAAAAAAATAAGTATTTAACAATATTTGAAAGTATTCCAACTCCTTCAATCATTTTGGATAGTAATAATATGATTGACAACATGAACAATGCAGCTAAAGAGTTCCTCAAGTCTGCGGGAATTGATGGGACATCTTATTATTCCAATGAAAAACATGAAATATATTTAGTACATGTATTCCCTTGGCTTGCAGAAGAATTTACTGCTTTTATCAACGGAAATGATATTGAAGTATCCATTGAAAAGAATTTGAAAATGCTCGAATTAGGAACCAGGAATCTGGTTATAAACTTTCACCGCATGTTGGACGTAAGTGAAAAATATAAAGGTACAGTGATCATATTTACGGATTTAACATATAGAAAACAAATTGAGGACAGGTTAAAATTTATCAGTTTTCACGATGATCTTACAGGATTATACAACAGAGCATTCTTTAATGAAGAATTGTTAAGACTGTGTTCAGGCAGGTCTAATCCAGTAGCGATTATAGAATGTGATGTTGACGGGCTTAAAGTGGTAAACGATACTTTGGGACATCATGCCGGAGATTTGCTTATTACTTCCACTGCTTCAATACTTCGTCGTTCTATCCGGGAAAACGACGTTGCTGCCCGGGTAGGTGGTGATGAATTTACAATTGTTTTACCAAATTGCTCACCTGGCTCATTAAAAGAGGTCTGTCAGAGAATCGAATTTGAACTCGAAAAACATAACAAAGAAAACTCTTATTTGCCTGTGAGTTTTTCCATTGGTGCTGCATTAGGGGATGCTCATAATGACAGCTTAGACCACATTTATAGGAATGCTGATAATGAGATGTATAAAAATAAACAAGAAAAGCGAGAGCAATACAAGCTTTGGTTCAACTCGTTATATGCTAAGTATGGGGACAAACTATTTAATAACTAA
- a CDS encoding ammonium transporter, translating to MNYGDIAFMLFSTALVFLMIPGLAFFYGGLVKRRHVLSIMMQSIAAIGIISILWIVIGYTLAFGPDIGHLIGGLDYAGLRGVGLNPKTESATIPHMLFMLYQMMFAIITPAIMTGATAERLRFPAYILLISLWSLLIYVPLTHWVWGGGWLADLGVLDFAGGIVVHISSGFSALIAALYIGKRYHKDSEQAIPHNIPYVILGGGLLWFGWFGFNGGSELAADGIAVLASTTTHLSACAGLLGWIIIEKLLHGKPTVLGAVSGMVAGLGAITPACAYVTPLAAVLIGLVSSGLCYFAVAWLKVKLGYDDAFGIHGIGGTWGTLAVGIFCTTALNPNGADGLFYSGSFSQVGIQLLAILATYAYCGVMTFLILKVISLITPLAATTEEQETGLDISQHGESAYPDIEGMTSDSAWNMVN from the coding sequence ATGAATTATGGCGATATTGCCTTTATGCTTTTCAGCACCGCCCTAGTTTTTTTAATGATACCCGGACTCGCTTTTTTTTATGGAGGGCTCGTCAAAAGACGCCATGTCCTGTCGATCATGATGCAAAGCATCGCTGCAATCGGAATTATCTCGATTCTCTGGATTGTTATCGGTTATACCCTGGCTTTTGGGCCGGATATCGGGCATTTGATTGGCGGATTGGACTATGCAGGCTTAAGAGGTGTTGGTCTGAATCCCAAAACAGAAAGTGCAACAATTCCTCATATGTTGTTTATGCTCTATCAAATGATGTTTGCAATCATTACTCCAGCTATTATGACCGGAGCAACAGCGGAGAGACTGCGCTTTCCAGCCTATATCCTTTTAATCTCCCTGTGGAGCCTTTTGATTTATGTGCCTCTTACCCATTGGGTATGGGGCGGAGGCTGGCTGGCTGATCTGGGCGTCTTGGATTTTGCCGGAGGGATTGTTGTCCATATTAGTTCGGGCTTTTCAGCCTTGATTGCCGCTTTGTATATTGGCAAACGCTACCATAAAGACTCAGAACAGGCTATCCCACATAACATTCCATATGTGATTCTTGGCGGAGGTCTCCTGTGGTTTGGCTGGTTCGGGTTTAATGGCGGTAGTGAACTGGCTGCAGACGGTATTGCTGTGCTTGCCTCGACTACTACGCACCTGTCTGCCTGTGCCGGACTACTGGGATGGATAATTATTGAAAAACTGCTTCATGGCAAACCAACCGTACTCGGTGCTGTCTCAGGCATGGTTGCAGGGCTCGGCGCCATCACACCTGCCTGCGCTTACGTGACTCCGCTTGCTGCGGTCTTGATCGGACTGGTTTCTTCAGGTTTGTGCTACTTTGCAGTCGCTTGGCTGAAAGTTAAACTGGGTTACGATGATGCTTTTGGTATTCATGGTATTGGCGGGACCTGGGGAACCCTGGCTGTCGGCATTTTTTGCACCACGGCTCTAAACCCCAATGGTGCGGATGGACTTTTCTATTCCGGGTCATTTTCCCAGGTTGGGATACAACTTTTGGCCATCCTCGCAACTTATGCTTACTGCGGCGTCATGACCTTCTTGATCCTTAAAGTCATCAGTCTCATTACTCCTCTTGCAGCAACGACTGAAGAACAGGAAACAGGCCTTGATATCAGCCAACATGGCGAAAGCGCCTATCCAGACATTGAAGGAATGACTTCGGATTCCGCCTGGAATATGGTGAATTAA